A stretch of the Oenococcus sp. UCMA 16435 genome encodes the following:
- the thrS gene encoding threonine--tRNA ligase, whose product MADLIKITMPDGTEKEVEQNTKPIEIAESISPSLAKKSVVAKIDDHFVGMNEGIRFSGKFRLVTKGEDEALKVLRHSTTHLLAQALRRLHPKIHFGVGVAIANGFYYDTDDSDESEKQVAADEFPKIEAEMKKLVQANIPIQHQIVSRKEALKIFAEDPYKIALINDFPADQEITIVKQGDYTDLDRGGLVPSTGWIKHFALTSVAGAYWRGMSDNQMMQRIYGLSEWNPENLEAQKKALEERKERDHRTIGKQMELFFTNPEIGAGLPVWLPNGAAIRRTIEDYLVEKERQNGYMNVYTPVVSNLDLYKRSGHWDHYRDDMFPAMTANDGEQLELRPMNCPSHIEIFEHEPRSYRDLPYRIAEFGQMHRWEKSGALTGLSRVREMTLNDGHTVVAPEQVEPEFKGILQLIRDVYHDFGFTDQDYRFRLSYRDPKNTKKYYDDDAMWEHAQAALKRAMDDMGLDYFEAEGEAAFYGPKLDIQFKTALGNEETMSTIQLDFLLPERFDMKYTGEDGKDHRPVLIHRGVVGTMERFVAFLIEKYKGQFPTWLAPVQAVVIPVNYGAHGDYARNIYSKLMKDGRRIKLDNRDEKLGYLIRDAQVNLKTPYILVVGDQELRDNSVTVRFRGSDQTKEMKIDEFEEMINDDVANYSKGSEKVREMLNK is encoded by the coding sequence ATGGCAGATTTAATAAAGATCACAATGCCGGACGGCACGGAAAAAGAAGTTGAACAAAATACGAAACCAATAGAAATCGCTGAATCGATTAGTCCTTCTTTGGCTAAGAAATCGGTTGTCGCTAAAATTGATGATCATTTTGTCGGCATGAATGAAGGAATTCGTTTTAGCGGCAAATTTAGGCTCGTTACCAAAGGAGAAGATGAGGCACTGAAAGTTCTGCGCCATTCGACAACTCATCTTTTAGCACAGGCTTTGCGCCGTTTACATCCTAAGATTCATTTTGGCGTAGGCGTGGCGATTGCAAACGGTTTTTACTATGATACAGATGATTCTGATGAATCGGAAAAGCAGGTCGCAGCCGATGAATTTCCGAAAATTGAAGCGGAAATGAAGAAATTGGTTCAGGCAAATATCCCAATTCAGCATCAGATTGTCAGCCGTAAGGAAGCTCTGAAAATTTTTGCCGAAGATCCCTATAAAATTGCTCTAATTAATGATTTTCCAGCAGACCAGGAAATAACAATTGTAAAACAAGGCGATTATACGGATCTTGATCGTGGTGGCTTAGTACCTTCGACCGGTTGGATCAAGCATTTTGCTCTGACTTCTGTTGCCGGTGCTTACTGGCGTGGTATGTCCGATAACCAAATGATGCAAAGAATTTACGGCCTGTCAGAATGGAATCCTGAGAATCTTGAAGCACAAAAGAAAGCTCTTGAAGAAAGAAAAGAACGCGATCATCGAACGATTGGCAAACAAATGGAGCTTTTCTTTACGAACCCGGAAATTGGTGCCGGATTACCGGTTTGGTTGCCGAATGGCGCAGCAATCCGGCGGACAATTGAAGATTATCTGGTTGAAAAGGAACGCCAAAACGGTTATATGAATGTTTATACCCCGGTTGTTTCCAATCTTGATTTGTATAAACGCTCGGGTCACTGGGATCATTATCGCGACGATATGTTTCCAGCTATGACGGCCAATGATGGCGAACAGTTGGAACTTCGGCCGATGAACTGTCCTTCGCATATTGAAATTTTCGAACATGAGCCGCGTTCTTACCGTGATTTGCCTTATCGAATAGCTGAATTCGGTCAAATGCATCGTTGGGAGAAATCTGGAGCTTTGACAGGCCTCTCCAGGGTCCGCGAAATGACCTTAAACGATGGTCATACTGTTGTAGCCCCTGAACAGGTCGAACCGGAATTCAAAGGAATTCTCCAGTTGATTCGTGATGTTTATCATGATTTTGGTTTTACGGATCAGGATTACCGTTTTCGTCTTTCTTATCGCGATCCGAAAAATACAAAGAAATATTATGATGACGATGCAATGTGGGAACACGCTCAAGCTGCTTTGAAACGTGCCATGGATGATATGGGGCTCGATTATTTCGAAGCCGAAGGAGAGGCGGCTTTCTATGGACCAAAGCTCGATATTCAGTTCAAAACAGCTCTTGGAAACGAAGAGACGATGTCGACGATCCAGTTGGATTTCTTATTGCCGGAACGCTTTGATATGAAATACACCGGCGAGGATGGCAAAGATCATCGTCCGGTTTTGATTCACCGCGGCGTAGTCGGCACAATGGAACGCTTCGTGGCTTTCTTGATTGAAAAATACAAGGGTCAGTTCCCGACTTGGTTGGCTCCGGTACAGGCTGTTGTTATCCCGGTTAATTATGGTGCCCATGGCGATTATGCACGGAATATATATAGTAAATTGATGAAAGACGGTCGCCGAATTAAGTTGGATAATCGTGATGAAAAGCTCGGATATTTAATCCGCGATGCTCAGGTAAATTTGAAGACACCGTATATTTTGGTTGTTGGCGATCAGGAATTGCGTGATAATAGTGTTACTGTTCGTTTCCGTGGAAGCGATCAAACCAAAGAAATGAAAATCGATGAATTCGAAGAAATGATTAATGATGATGTTGCCAATTATTCCAAAGGCAGCGAAAAAGTTCGGGAGATGTTAAATAAATGA
- a CDS encoding C1 family peptidase, producing the protein MTEISLEQIKDFNQGLKSFPAADTIRRAVTSNGIDKATLDSKAAVDSQAVFSVEVKTGKVANQMSSGRCWMFAALNTMRHRTADLFNISGKFELSQSYTFFWDKFEKANYFYNNVVKTADLPLDNRKVAYLLETPQQDGGQWDMICAIIEKYGLVPQAVFPESFDSSHSAALNRMLNRKLRKDAVELRALAAQKSNQAEIDEKIKEFNADNYRMLSLVFGNPADVAHFDFEYRDEDKKYHLEKNLTPKSFFKKFVDEDLEDYVSIINAPTSDKPYHKTYTIENLGNVVGGREVKHLNVELDEFKQLAISQLKDGQSVWFGVDMGPQVDRESGIMDLNNFAQEDAFGIDLSLTKAEQLDYADSLMTHAMVLTGVDLDEDGNPLRWKVENSWGEKAGKNGYFVMSDDWMSLYAYQVVVNKKYLSAELQKAQAETAKVLDPWDPMGALA; encoded by the coding sequence ATGACAGAAATTTCATTAGAACAAATTAAAGATTTTAATCAAGGCCTTAAAAGTTTTCCGGCCGCTGACACGATTCGTCGTGCAGTCACCAGCAACGGAATAGATAAGGCGACTCTTGATTCAAAGGCAGCTGTTGATTCGCAAGCAGTTTTCTCAGTCGAGGTCAAAACCGGTAAGGTTGCTAATCAAATGTCATCTGGACGTTGCTGGATGTTTGCTGCTTTAAATACAATGCGTCATCGGACTGCTGATTTGTTTAACATTTCCGGCAAATTCGAATTGTCGCAAAGTTATACCTTCTTCTGGGATAAATTTGAGAAGGCAAATTATTTCTACAATAATGTCGTTAAAACCGCTGATTTACCTCTCGATAATCGCAAAGTCGCTTATCTATTGGAAACTCCTCAACAGGATGGTGGCCAATGGGATATGATTTGCGCAATTATTGAAAAGTATGGTCTTGTTCCACAGGCCGTTTTCCCGGAAAGTTTCGATTCGAGTCATTCGGCAGCTTTGAATCGGATGCTGAATCGTAAACTCCGCAAAGACGCTGTTGAGTTGCGTGCTTTAGCAGCCCAGAAATCCAATCAGGCTGAAATAGATGAAAAAATTAAAGAATTTAATGCTGATAATTATCGAATGCTGAGTTTGGTATTCGGCAATCCAGCCGATGTAGCACATTTTGATTTCGAGTATCGCGACGAAGATAAAAAGTATCATTTGGAAAAAAATTTGACACCAAAATCATTTTTCAAAAAGTTTGTTGATGAAGATCTTGAAGATTACGTTTCGATTATTAATGCACCAACAAGTGACAAACCATATCACAAGACTTACACAATCGAAAATTTGGGAAACGTTGTTGGTGGAAGAGAAGTTAAACATTTGAATGTGGAACTCGACGAATTCAAGCAATTAGCAATTTCGCAGTTGAAGGATGGCCAATCTGTTTGGTTTGGCGTCGACATGGGCCCACAAGTCGATCGTGAATCGGGAATTATGGATCTTAACAATTTTGCTCAAGAAGATGCTTTTGGGATCGATCTAAGTTTGACAAAAGCCGAGCAACTCGATTATGCAGACTCGTTAATGACTCACGCGATGGTTTTGACCGGTGTTGATCTTGATGAAGATGGAAATCCTTTGCGCTGGAAGGTTGAAAATTCCTGGGGTGAAAAAGCCGGCAAGAATGGCTACTTTGTTATGTCCGATGATTGGATGAGCCTTTATGCCTATCAAGTAGTTGTCAACAAAAAATATTTGTCTGCAGAGTTGCAAAAAGCTCAAGCAGAAACGGCAAAGGTTCTTGATCCTTGGGATCCAATGGGAGCTCTTGCTTAA
- a CDS encoding two pore domain potassium channel family protein, which translates to MAALSVPLAFLNTSKPPLLYIDWSIWLIFVFDYFYEFNLAVNKKSFFRHHIIELISILPFEAFPAIRILRLVRIFAFSSRFLIKTKEFLIETKVYIAFIITGIILIFSGIIFSLDERDSFLDGLLWALGVATTSGSPYQAHTEISKILNIILMFTGIGLVGYFTGALASWLTKEKISNEDLNKKLDSVIEELKTIEIKQKKSSN; encoded by the coding sequence ATGGCAGCATTGTCGGTGCCCTTAGCCTTCCTTAATACTTCTAAACCACCATTACTTTATATTGATTGGTCAATCTGGCTAATTTTTGTTTTTGATTATTTTTACGAATTCAATCTTGCTGTAAATAAAAAAAGTTTTTTTCGCCACCACATCATTGAATTAATCTCGATTCTTCCTTTTGAGGCTTTTCCGGCAATTCGTATTTTAAGGTTAGTAAGAATCTTCGCTTTCTCCAGCCGCTTTCTGATTAAAACAAAAGAATTTTTGATTGAAACAAAAGTGTACATCGCTTTTATTATTACCGGCATAATCTTGATATTCTCTGGAATCATATTTTCCCTTGATGAACGAGACAGCTTTTTAGACGGTTTATTATGGGCTTTAGGCGTTGCCACGACCAGTGGATCGCCATATCAAGCTCATACTGAAATTTCAAAAATACTTAACATCATTCTGATGTTTACAGGAATCGGCTTAGTTGGATACTTTACCGGGGCTTTAGCCAGCTGGTTGACCAAAGAGAAGATATCGAATGAAGATTTGAATAAGAAACTTGATAGTGTCATAGAAGAGTTAAAAACAATCGAGATCAAGCAAAAGAAAAGTTCTAATTAG
- the manX gene encoding PTS mannose transporter subunit IIAB, protein MVGIVLASHGNFAEGIYQSAEMIFGKQQNVQTVTLSPNEGPEDFLNKLKQAIDSFDDQKQVLLLIDLWGGTPFNQSSGLLSGHEDSWAVVTGMNLPMVIEAYGSRSSMDSAQEIATHIIETGKDGIRIKPESLEPKKATATVKSSGQPHGTIAPGTVLGDGKIKYVLARVDSRLLHGQVAMSWTKSTNPNRILVVSDSVAKDRLRKSMIVEAAPPGVNTNVIPIKKMIEVAKDPRFGNTKALVLFENPEDALKTIEGGVDIKELNIGSMSHAVGKVAVNKVLSLGKEDVEAFDGLKKLGVKFDVRKVPGDSSENMDNIVNKARKDLSSVKS, encoded by the coding sequence ATGGTAGGCATTGTTCTAGCAAGTCACGGCAACTTTGCAGAAGGCATTTACCAATCAGCTGAAATGATTTTTGGCAAACAGCAAAATGTTCAAACAGTTACTTTGTCGCCGAATGAAGGTCCCGAGGACTTTTTAAACAAGTTGAAACAAGCCATTGATTCCTTTGATGATCAAAAGCAAGTTTTGCTGTTGATTGATTTATGGGGTGGGACACCTTTCAATCAGTCCAGTGGGCTTCTTTCTGGGCATGAAGATAGTTGGGCTGTTGTCACGGGCATGAATTTGCCAATGGTCATTGAAGCTTATGGTTCGCGATCTTCAATGGATTCGGCGCAGGAAATTGCCACTCATATAATCGAAACAGGTAAAGATGGTATTAGAATCAAGCCTGAATCGTTGGAACCAAAAAAGGCAACGGCAACTGTTAAATCCAGTGGTCAACCACATGGCACAATTGCACCCGGAACAGTTCTTGGAGATGGCAAAATTAAATATGTTTTGGCTCGAGTGGATTCACGACTCCTACATGGACAGGTAGCAATGTCTTGGACAAAATCTACAAATCCTAATCGGATTCTTGTCGTTTCTGATTCAGTTGCAAAAGATCGTTTACGCAAGAGTATGATCGTTGAGGCCGCTCCTCCAGGAGTTAACACAAATGTTATTCCGATCAAAAAAATGATCGAAGTGGCTAAAGACCCACGCTTTGGCAATACAAAAGCATTGGTTCTCTTTGAAAATCCAGAGGACGCTTTAAAGACAATCGAAGGTGGCGTTGATATTAAAGAATTGAATATCGGTTCTATGTCCCACGCTGTTGGCAAAGTTGCTGTAAATAAAGTTCTTTCTTTGGGTAAAGAAGATGTTGAAGCTTTCGACGGACTTAAAAAACTAGGTGTTAAATTCGATGTTCGTAAAGTCCCGGGAGATTCTAGTGAAAACATGGACAATATTGTCAATAAAGCTCGAAAAGATTTATCAAGTGTTAAATCTTAA
- a CDS encoding PTS mannose/fructose/sorbose transporter subunit IIC produces MSAISMILVVVVAFFAGMEGILDEFEFHQPLVACTLIGLVTGHLVLGVILGGSLQMIALGWANIGAAVAPDAALASVGSAIILIEGGQGTKGIGSAIAVAVTLAVAGLFLTMIVRTITTFIVHIMDHAAEEGKSRIIDMWQVIAICLQGLRIAIPAALLLVIPSSEVRAVLNAMPSWLSDGMTIGGGMVVAVGYAMVINMMASREVWPFFVIGFVIASITDLTLIAIGALGVSLALMYLALDKGGSNGNSSGNSGGGNNTGDPLGDILDAY; encoded by the coding sequence ATGTCCGCTATATCAATGATTTTAGTGGTGGTGGTTGCCTTTTTTGCAGGTATGGAAGGCATCTTGGATGAATTTGAATTTCATCAGCCACTTGTTGCTTGTACACTTATTGGCCTGGTAACAGGTCACTTGGTTCTCGGTGTAATATTAGGTGGATCTTTACAGATGATCGCCTTAGGTTGGGCGAATATCGGTGCCGCTGTTGCTCCTGATGCTGCTTTGGCATCGGTTGGCTCAGCAATTATTTTAATAGAAGGTGGTCAAGGAACCAAAGGAATTGGTTCGGCGATTGCCGTGGCTGTAACTTTGGCTGTTGCTGGATTGTTCTTAACAATGATCGTTCGAACAATTACTACGTTCATTGTTCATATTATGGATCATGCAGCAGAAGAGGGTAAATCCCGCATTATAGATATGTGGCAAGTGATTGCTATTTGTTTGCAGGGATTAAGAATTGCTATTCCGGCTGCACTTTTGCTGGTTATTCCATCTTCGGAAGTTCGTGCTGTATTAAATGCCATGCCGTCATGGTTGTCGGATGGTATGACTATCGGTGGTGGCATGGTTGTTGCCGTTGGTTATGCAATGGTTATCAACATGATGGCCAGCCGTGAAGTTTGGCCGTTTTTCGTCATTGGTTTTGTAATTGCTTCGATTACTGATTTAACATTAATTGCTATTGGAGCCCTAGGCGTATCCCTTGCACTTATGTACCTTGCATTGGATAAAGGCGGCTCAAACGGAAATAGCAGTGGAAACAGCGGTGGCGGAAATAACACCGGTGATCCTTTGGGTGATATTCTCGATGCTTATTAA
- a CDS encoding PTS mannose/fructose/sorbose transporter family subunit IID, translating into MAKDKITLTKGDRLHVAWRSTFIQGSWNYERMQNGGWVYALIPALNKLYKTKEDRAAAYKRHLVFFNTHPYLASPIIGVTLALEEDRANGAPVDDVAIQGVKVGMMGPLAGVGDPVFWYTVRPLLGALGATLALSGNVLGPILFWVLWNIIRWAFMWYTQEFGYRAGSRITDDLSGGLLKTVTRGASMMGMFVLAALIERWVSIKFTPVVSKVTLSKGAYIDWGKLPSGTKGIREALTEQANGLSLTKIQTTTLQQNLDSLIPGLMALLLTFACMWLLKKKVSPIIIILGIFVIGVGGHLLGLL; encoded by the coding sequence ATGGCAAAAGATAAAATTACCTTAACTAAAGGGGATCGTCTCCACGTTGCATGGCGTTCAACGTTCATTCAAGGTTCATGGAACTATGAACGAATGCAAAATGGTGGTTGGGTTTATGCCTTGATCCCCGCATTAAATAAACTTTATAAAACAAAAGAAGATCGGGCGGCAGCATATAAACGTCACCTGGTATTCTTCAATACTCACCCATATTTGGCTTCTCCGATTATTGGAGTTACGCTTGCTTTGGAAGAGGACCGTGCCAATGGCGCCCCGGTTGACGATGTGGCCATTCAAGGTGTCAAGGTTGGTATGATGGGGCCTTTGGCAGGTGTTGGTGACCCTGTCTTCTGGTACACGGTTCGTCCTTTATTGGGGGCTTTAGGTGCAACCCTGGCTCTTAGTGGAAATGTTTTAGGACCAATATTGTTCTGGGTACTCTGGAACATTATTCGTTGGGCATTTATGTGGTACACCCAGGAATTCGGATATCGTGCCGGTTCGAGAATCACTGATGATCTTTCCGGAGGATTGCTCAAGACAGTTACTCGTGGTGCTTCGATGATGGGTATGTTTGTTCTGGCGGCTTTGATTGAGCGTTGGGTAAGTATTAAGTTTACCCCGGTTGTTTCCAAAGTTACCTTAAGTAAAGGTGCCTACATTGATTGGGGGAAACTTCCGTCGGGTACCAAGGGAATCAGAGAAGCCCTGACAGAACAGGCAAATGGTTTGTCTCTTACTAAAATTCAGACAACCACTTTGCAACAGAATTTGGACTCTTTGATTCCTGGACTAATGGCTTTGCTTTTGACTTTCGCCTGCATGTGGCTATTAAAGAAAAAAGTATCACCAATTATTATTATCTTAGGAATCTTCGTAATCGGTGTTGGTGGTCATCTACTTGGATTGCTTTAA
- a CDS encoding DUF956 family protein: MVESINRKIDLVVQATSYMGLGEYGEIMIGDEGFEFFSDRDPRKFIQIPWKEVNLVVASLIFKGKWIPRYAIQTKHNGMFKFSSKHPKEVLRMVRKYIDPDHIVRSLTFFQVMRRNFKWLFGRIGKILKIKR; this comes from the coding sequence ATGGTTGAATCAATTAACAGAAAAATAGATTTGGTAGTTCAGGCAACTTCTTATATGGGTCTTGGAGAATATGGAGAAATCATGATCGGTGATGAAGGATTTGAGTTTTTTAGTGACCGCGATCCTCGTAAATTTATTCAGATTCCGTGGAAAGAAGTCAATCTGGTTGTTGCGTCTCTAATTTTTAAGGGGAAATGGATACCCCGTTATGCTATCCAAACGAAACATAATGGAATGTTTAAATTTTCATCCAAACATCCAAAAGAAGTTCTTCGTATGGTGCGGAAGTATATCGATCCCGATCATATTGTTCGTTCACTGACTTTTTTTCAAGTTATGCGGCGTAATTTTAAATGGCTATTTGGCAGAATCGGAAAAATTTTAAAAATAAAAAGATAA
- a CDS encoding magnesium transporter CorA family protein — translation MLKTYSLTKDTLLVSSESNIKNSSVVYVYGDEREYIESFEHKYDFKIGNILTFDDRVAYDTMIDRNDEKSLLVSFLFPEIHEGGHLDNLTTSVVFLVFKNKLIIFTKQKLKFIPELLSNMVLRDVNNFIEEVLLKIMQKKFYVMLNELRGIKEKIDDLDSKISTSGPRRPMFGDLLTLQKYMIALSTTYGANHKALDFIKKNFTTINDIDFTTKKIIDEIYDTSDTMDRIILGYSQYLDDLENMINNMSSYQLNMIMKTLTELSIVLTIPAIIFGFWGINVDVPFEKSSYGFFCCADYLCYTKNLSSIC, via the coding sequence ATGCTGAAAACTTATTCTTTAACAAAAGATACATTATTAGTTTCGTCAGAATCAAATATCAAAAATTCTTCTGTTGTTTATGTTTATGGTGACGAACGAGAATATATCGAATCTTTTGAACATAAATATGACTTTAAAATAGGCAATATACTAACGTTTGATGATCGAGTTGCATATGACACGATGATAGATCGGAACGATGAAAAAAGTTTGCTCGTAAGTTTTCTGTTTCCCGAGATACATGAAGGTGGGCATCTAGATAATCTGACGACATCTGTTGTTTTCTTGGTATTTAAAAATAAGTTGATAATTTTTACAAAACAAAAATTAAAATTCATTCCCGAACTCTTATCCAATATGGTTTTACGTGATGTCAATAATTTCATTGAGGAAGTACTTTTAAAGATCATGCAAAAAAAATTCTATGTGATGCTTAACGAACTTCGTGGAATCAAGGAAAAAATTGATGATTTAGACTCAAAAATATCAACGTCCGGTCCACGCAGACCAATGTTTGGTGATTTATTGACTCTTCAAAAATACATGATAGCTTTGTCAACAACTTATGGCGCTAATCACAAAGCGCTGGATTTCATTAAAAAAAATTTCACAACTATTAATGATATTGATTTTACCACCAAAAAAATAATTGATGAGATATACGATACAAGTGACACAATGGATAGAATTATTTTAGGTTACAGCCAATATTTGGATGATTTGGAAAATATGATAAACAATATGTCTTCGTATCAGCTAAACATGATTATGAAAACTCTAACAGAGCTATCAATCGTTTTGACTATTCCAGCGATTATTTTTGGTTTTTGGGGAATCAATGTCGATGTCCCGTTTGAAAAATCTTCTTATGGTTTTTTTTGCTGTGCTGATTATCTCTGTTATACTAAGAACCTGTCTAGTATCTGCTGA
- a CDS encoding IS5 family transposase (programmed frameshift) gives MPDYPSNISRAQFALIQPDLENFHKHTRPRRYDLYDVFNAILYSLTTGCQWRELPHDFPEWHTVYRYYDMWRDKPDPTADSLLERLLKKPVASYRFAQGRSARTSFVIVDAQSVKTTDLTKNSGYDGGKKISGIKRHMAVDINGLPQAILVTRANVSDRSGALAMFSLASQNLELVQHVMVDGGYTGNDFADQVKLILNAKTTVAKRNELHMFTVLPQRWIVERSWSWLDKCRRLWKNCERALNSSLQMVVLAFLKIVLKRY, from the exons ATGCCAGATTATCCAAGCAATATTTCTCGAGCGCAATTTGCGTTAATACAACCTGATTTAGAAAACTTCCACAAGCATACAAGACCGCGTCGTTATGATCTTTATGACGTATTCAATGCCATCCTTTACTCGCTTACTACAGGGTGTCAATGGCGTGAATTACCGCACGATTTCCCGGAATGGCACACTGTCTACCGCTATTACGATATGTGGCGAGATAAACCAGACCCGACAGCTGATTCGCTATTAGAAAGGCTTTTAAAAAAAC CTGTTGCTTCCTATCGCTTTGCACAGGGCCGATCGGCCCGAACGTCGTTTGTGATTGTTGATGCTCAAAGTGTTAAAACCACTGATTTAACGAAAAATAGTGGCTACGATGGCGGCAAAAAGATATCAGGGATTAAGCGTCATATGGCGGTTGATATTAATGGTTTACCACAAGCCATTCTCGTGACACGAGCTAATGTATCAGATCGTTCAGGTGCATTGGCTATGTTTAGTTTGGCTAGCCAAAATTTAGAGCTGGTTCAGCATGTCATGGTTGATGGTGGCTACACTGGCAATGACTTTGCGGATCAGGTGAAGCTCATTTTGAATGCTAAGACGACGGTAGCTAAACGCAACGAGTTGCATATGTTCACGGTGTTACCGCAACGATGGATCGTTGAACGTTCATGGAGTTGGCTAGACAAATGTCGGCGACTTTGGAAAAACTGTGAACGTGCCCTTAACAGCAGTCTTCAAATGGTCGTATTGGCCTTCCTGAAGATAGTTCTTAAAAGATACTAG
- a CDS encoding SDR family oxidoreductase has protein sequence MANIMILGAHGQIATLARHQLLKETDHHLSLFLRNAGRLQDVNPQRETVIDGDVTDTAKLTKALAGIDVVYANLSNKGIEDQAKSVVKAMDAAGVSRLIWISTLGIYDEVPGAFGKWNHQMLDGGYLETYAAAAKVIENSDLKYTIIRPAWLSNKNIVSYELTEKGEPFKGTEVSRRSIADFVVKLINDPSKHIGASLGVDQPNTQGDKPSFY, from the coding sequence ATGGCAAATATCATGATCTTAGGCGCACACGGGCAAATTGCAACGTTAGCGCGGCATCAGTTGCTGAAAGAAACCGATCATCACCTGAGTTTGTTTCTACGCAATGCCGGGCGGCTGCAAGACGTCAATCCGCAACGGGAGACGGTGATTGACGGGGATGTCACCGACACCGCCAAGTTGACCAAGGCGCTTGCTGGCATTGACGTTGTCTATGCCAACCTTAGCAACAAGGGAATTGAAGATCAGGCAAAATCCGTCGTGAAAGCGATGGATGCTGCAGGTGTGAGTCGATTGATTTGGATTTCGACGTTGGGAATTTACGATGAAGTCCCCGGCGCTTTTGGCAAGTGGAATCATCAAATGCTTGATGGTGGTTATCTTGAAACCTACGCCGCAGCCGCCAAAGTCATTGAAAATTCTGACTTAAAATATACGATCATTCGGCCAGCTTGGCTTTCCAATAAGAACATTGTCAGTTATGAATTAACGGAAAAAGGCGAGCCATTTAAGGGCACAGAAGTCTCTCGGCGCAGCATCGCTGACTTCGTCGTCAAGCTGATTAACGATCCAAGCAAACACATCGGTGCTTCACTTGGCGTTGACCAACCTAACACCCAAGGCGATAAGCCTTCCTTCTATTAA
- a CDS encoding replication initiation protein encodes MSNELVKYDPELNTIPLRKFTPIEMNLFFSIVSRMRDQGNKTVRFSFEQLKELSNYKPTANKRFIDDIENTYQKILSLKFGRRSKSGLNREFFVMFTEFEIKGEAEEPYVDIQIYPKALHLLNDLESWVRYALTEFRNLKSSYAKTMFRLIKQFRTTGYSYFSKEDFFELLDIPKSYWNSPSNVDKKVIKPIREELTPLFRGLTIRKKYGKGRGKPVIGYSFTWKPERKDANDFSQGKFQDERQKLFNIQHNSELLDKEKWRAIDKVKCLPLGTTEKQALAEKQIEHDKKIRDQTRQEVLAELRKGFGNHA; translated from the coding sequence ATGTCTAATGAGTTAGTTAAGTATGACCCTGAGTTGAATACTATCCCTTTGAGAAAGTTTACCCCGATTGAGATGAACTTATTCTTTTCAATTGTTTCCCGCATGCGGGATCAAGGTAATAAAACTGTTCGTTTTTCTTTTGAGCAATTAAAAGAGCTCAGTAACTATAAACCAACCGCAAATAAACGCTTTATTGATGATATTGAAAATACATACCAAAAGATCCTCAGCCTTAAGTTTGGTCGAAGAAGTAAGAGTGGCTTAAATCGCGAATTTTTTGTCATGTTTACCGAGTTTGAAATTAAGGGTGAGGCTGAAGAACCTTATGTTGATATCCAAATTTATCCCAAAGCGTTGCACTTGTTAAACGATTTGGAAAGTTGGGTTCGTTATGCCTTAACAGAATTTAGAAATTTAAAAAGCAGTTACGCAAAAACAATGTTTCGTCTAATTAAGCAATTTCGAACTACTGGCTATTCTTATTTCTCTAAAGAAGATTTTTTTGAATTGCTTGATATACCTAAAAGTTATTGGAATAGTCCTTCAAATGTTGATAAAAAAGTTATTAAGCCAATTAGAGAGGAATTAACCCCGCTTTTTAGAGGTCTAACGATTAGAAAAAAATATGGTAAAGGCCGGGGGAAACCAGTTATCGGTTATTCTTTTACTTGGAAACCTGAAAGAAAAGACGCAAATGATTTTTCTCAAGGAAAATTCCAAGATGAGCGTCAAAAACTCTTTAACATTCAGCATAATAGTGAATTATTAGATAAAGAAAAGTGGCGTGCAATTGACAAAGTTAAATGCTTACCTTTAGGAACAACTGAAAAACAAGCATTGGCTGAAAAGCAGATCGAACATGATAAAAAAATCAGAGATCAGACAAGACAAGAAGTACTTGCTGAACTCCGAAAGGGGTTTGGAAATCATGCCTAA